One region of Culex pipiens pallens isolate TS chromosome 2, TS_CPP_V2, whole genome shotgun sequence genomic DNA includes:
- the LOC120418406 gene encoding cyclin-Y-like protein 1 — translation MGNKNSCCSYSSPPPTRKAKETPVFEEHLPEGELSTNNLQHISEREGDDGEHDPSVDPSAGTMFLERSKQSLENGMTRKKSQHQIAASQGSTGGGGGGGGGSSSAGPPVLKKSSSCSTIYLDDSTVSQPNLKNTVKCVSLAIYYHIKTRTSERRIDIFDEKLHPLTRDPVPEDYDAHNPEHRQIYKFVRTLFNAAQLTAECAIITLIYLERLLTYAELDIAPCNWKRIVLGAILLASKVWDDQAVWNVDYCQILKDITVEDMNELERQFLELLQFNINVPSSVYAKYYFDLRTLAEANELSFPTEPLSKERAQKLEAMSRVMQDKATAEALKNGMKKWSSIDNIHQQGNVRRSVAILS, via the coding sequence ATGGGCAACAAAAACTCGTGCTGTTCGTACTCGAGTCCGCCGCCGACGCGGAAGGCCAAGGAGACGCCGGTGTTTGAGGAGCACCTGCCGGAGGGGGAACTCTCGACCAACAACCTGCAGCACATTTCCGAGCGCGAGGGCGATGACGGCGAGCACGATCCATCGGTGGACCCGTCGGCCGGGACCATGTTCCTCGAGCGGTCCAAGCAGAGCCTCGAAAACGGCATGACGAGGAAAAAGTCCCAGCACCAGATCGCAGCCAGCCAGGGCAGCACAGGCGGAGGCGGCGGCGGTGGAGGCGGCTCCAGTTCTGCAGGACCACCCGTCCTCAAGAAGAGCAGCTCCTGCTCGACCATCTACCTGGACGACTCGACAGTCTCCCAGCCGAACCTGAAGAACACGGTCAAGTGCGTCTCGCTCGCCATCTACTACCACATCAAAACGCGCACCAGCGAACGGCGGATAGACATCTTCGACGAGAAGCTGCACCCACTCACCCGGGACCCGGTGCCCGAAGATTACGACGCGCACAACCCCGAACATCGCCAAATCTACAAGTTTGTCCGGACGCTGTTCAACGCGGCCCAACTCACCGCCGAATGTGCCATCATCACGCTGATCTACCTGGAACGGTTGCTCACGTACGCCGAACTCGACATCGCACCCTGCAACTGGAAGCGGATAGTCCTCGGCGCGATCCTGCTCGCCTCCAAGGTCTGGGACGACCAGGCCGTCTGGAACGTCGACTACTGCCAGATCCTCAAGGACATCACCGTCGAGGACATGAACGAGCTCGAACGGCAATTTCTCGAACTGCTCCAGTTCAACATCAACGTGCCCTCGTCCGTGTACGCCAAGTATTACTTCGACCTGCGAACCCTCGCCGAAGCGAACGAACTCTCCTTCCCCACGGAACCCCTCTCGAAGGAGCGCGCCCAGAAGCTGGAGGCGATGAGCCGCGTCATGCAGGACAAGGCCACGGCGGAGGCGCTCAAGAACGGCATGAAAAAGTGGTCCTCGATCGACAACATCCACCAGCAGGGCAACGTGCGGCGCAGCGTGGCCATCCTGTCGTGA